The Pyrus communis chromosome 5, drPyrComm1.1, whole genome shotgun sequence region AGAATCTCTCAATAATAGAGTAGTTCAATAGTGTTTGTGCATGGAATTGCGAAATGCTACATGGTTGACCGGCCAACAGTGACAAAATGACGAGAATGCGTTGAGCTGGTCACGGGGTAACGTCAAGAAATTAAACTAAGAGAAACTCATGACCGTGACATTGCACCGATTCATTAGAAAGGCAAACAAACTTTCCTTGTCTTTATTTTCAACTTCTTTCGGATTCAGATTCTCCTCGGATCCCTTCTATCTGTACCTTTTGGACCCTCAATTCTAGAGCtggagagagagatagaaaagagggaagaagatgaacatgaAAAGATGGTCAGGAAAGAATTCCTAGTGGTTCAATTTCAGTTGAACGGACATGATTGAAAGTTCTTGAGAATTCGGATGAAAGGATCCATAGAGGATCCTATTCCAACTTCTTCGTGACTCCTTCAACTTCACCACCCGACAACCAAACCTCTCTTATCAGAATATACATGTTTAAGGCTGTGACGATCTTGGATTCTTCCCTCTCCTCTCTCACAATCTCGATGCACTGCGCATCATTTCGCTTCCTGAAGGGACCCGTGACACAAGATGTAGGGTCTCTGCTGATTAAATATTGTTCTAACTTCTACCATTCTACACAACAACCCACTCCCTGACCAATCAgcatcttcatcatttcactCAATTCACTACGTACGGCTCCCATGATATATTCAGTTTTTATGCATGTGGTGTGCTTGATTTAGATCTCAATGATCAATTCAAACAATGAGACAATGATATGTTAAATTCTATCATCTATAATTTTGCAAGTCTAAATTTATAAAACGCCAATTCAataatattcaatttttttacaatAATTTGTAGttcaaatgattaaaaatattgTGTTTATAAGCGAGATTTTATGAATGAATTTTTTACCTTGGTATGGCttgtatcaaaagaaaaacctaatttttgctttaaactaaaatgaacaaACGAATATTCACTTTCAACCTATTTCATATAGTATTTATCGATCGACATCAACAATTATATACATCAAGCTCAAGAAGCTATACCTTTTATTTGTCCATACATATGGAGGGGGCTATTACAGTAGCCAGCTTCAGTTTTTTGGCAATTAAGcaaataaaaatcaagaacacaagcatatatactaatttattgtACGGTTTATACCTTAATATTTAACTGTAATTTTCCCACCTTCACTACTTTGATCTCGAAACCCTTCTGGTCAAGACTATCAAACAAAGAACACGATATAACACGAAAAACCCTAGCAGGATGTGAATATTAGTCCACCTCTGCCCTTCATGCAGCCCTCTCTTCTGCAACACGTCGCCCCCCGTAACCATGCAAACTTTACTATCACTCTTACTCTCTTGGTACCATATCAAACACTTTGACACAAGGCAGCCGTACTCGTTGATTAGAAGAGCATCGAGGGCATATTTGTACATGGAGAAAAAGTGCATGAAGAGCCAGTACTTAGGCATGTTATGTTGAGAGATGAAGTAGCCGGAGAAGAGAAAAAAACCACCTAAAAGTATTGTCACGAGCGAAGTTCCGGCGATGTAATTGGGGGCTAAAGAGCTCAAGAACAAGACGAACGAGTTCGCCATTAGAAGAATGATCCATATGACAAGAACAAAATAAGCAAACGTTTGCCAAGAACCGCAAAGACCCACCAAGAAATAGACTGAAACGGAGTATATGATCGCGATGGTAAGCAAGTACGGCAAGAAAACGAGAGTGTTGGCGATGAGGTAGGAGGAGAGCCGGTAGATTCCACCGGACGTTTCTCGGAGGAAGATCGGCCTTTCGTTGATGAAGATCGGAAGGGTTTCGGTGGTGGAGGAGAGGAGGAATGTAAGAGTGAAGGCGAAGAGGCCGAATCGCTTTTCGATTCCTTGCTTGTCGACTCCAATGTTGATGTAAATAGTTCCCAAAATAAGACCTACAAGAAGTGCTTCAAGAGTGTTAGTAAAAAAAAGCTGCCTTGTTCTGTAGATGATTTTCCAAAACCGGTTGTATAGAGCCAATATCTCTTGAATTCTAGAGCTTTTGTATCTAATGACTTGCCTAATTGCCTGCTTATCATGTTTCATAGGATCATTAGGAGGTGATGATGTGGTTGTTGTAGATGTGATGGGAGGGAGACGGTTCAGAATTTCCATGGTGTATTCCAAAGCATTGAGTTGTGGAGGGACAGTGAAGCCATTGGAGAGCAGAAAAGCTTCGAGAGAAGAAAGGGTTCCATGGTGGACAATTGACCCTTTTGATAGCAAGAGGATTCTATCAACGGTGGAGAGGATTTTGAAGCTGGGTTGGTGGATTGATAAGATCACAGTGCGATGACGTGAGGTGCAGATGGAATTTAGGGTTTGGATTACGTTGAAAGCGGAGGTGCTGTCGAGACCTGAGGTGGGTTCGTCGAGAAGGAGGATAGCAGGGTCGTGGAGAAGGCTCAGGCCTATTGAGACACGCCTGCTTTCGCCTCCTGATAGGCCTTGGCCGAGGCGGGTGTTGGACAAATGTGTGAGCCGGAGCTCGGTTAGAAGAGAGGAGACAATAGCGGCAATGTTTTTAGGATTAGGGTTGGGGACGAGGAGGCTTGCGGCAAAAGCAAAGGTTTCAAAGACAGTGAGGAGGGGAAGGCATGCGTCGTGCTGAGGGACATAGGCTGAGAGCTTGCGGAATGAGGAAGGGTTGACGGGGGAAGAGTTCAGGAGGAGATAGCCGCCTGTGGGTGACCTCCGGGCGGCTAAGATGTCTAGGAGGGTTGATTTTCCGGCACCGCTAGGGCCTACAATGGCGAGGATTTCGGACGGGTAGGCGGTGAGCGAGATGTCTTTGAGAATGTAGGTGGGGGTGGGGAGGACGCATTGCTTGAAGAGGAGGTGAAATGGggagaaggtggtggtggcTGTGGTTGGTTTGGTGTAGGATATGGAAGAGGCTGTTAATTCATAGGTTTTAGAGGGTGGTTGAGGTGGTGGTGCATCTGATTCCATGGAGTTTTAGCTGGTGGGGTTGGAtatggagaagaaagaaaagttgGAATATTACTTGAAGAAGTGAGGAAGAGAGAGGGATGCATGTATACAGTTGAAAATTATTGTGTGAcgatgatattttttttttttcgttgagTTTGGCATGTAATGTTGGTGGAGTACTATGAGTTAAAAggccaaaattaattaaataggtTGGGGATTGAAGATATGGATGAAGTCAAGTTGGCTAGCAAAGGTAATGTTTGTGTTTCTTCTGCActaagtttgatttttttgttatttaaattaatcaaattcaaTTAGTAATTTCGCTCGtataaaggaatttgaaaattttttcgTTCAACTTCTCATTTTATTATGATGATTGAAGTTTTAatcttataagttataactattgatattgaactaaaactagGAATTAGACATGCATGGAACTTGCTTTTTCATCTCActgaataagaaaaaaaaaggttaaaataTAAAGTAATCTAAGTAAGTGCAAGTAAAAGAAATTTTGAGTAGTTGTGGAAGTCAAGTTGGAAAATTGGCCAATGTGTTGCATGAATCAGCATGTGagcaatccttttttttttttttttttgtatatcaCTCCAAACTCACAAGCCTACTTCTGTGCTCTCAATCTGTCATATGCTTTTGTCTGAGAATATAGTATCGAGGTTTGGATAAAGCATATCAGTGGGCTGCCTTCACTTGACAACATGCTTTGTATTAAATAACTGCACGTCCGTGAGTGCTACAATCCTACATGAAATGATATGCACTTGCATAATAATATATACTAGTTATTAGTTTGCTTCATGCATGAGGCTTtatattatttccttttttGTCAGTTGGAGCCTTGGAGCATGAGACATTATTGAAGGATGCGGATGGAAGAGATCCAGAGGATCTTGTTTTCCAAAGTTACgcagtatgtgtgtgtgtgtgtatatatatatgtcacatcccggtccggggccgaccacttctcgggcccgctccaccaccgtagcacgatattgtccgctttgggccccgaccacaccctcactgttttgtttttgggaactcacacaagaacttcccaatgggtcacctatcctgggaatggtctcgcgcgctactcgcttaacttcggagttcctacagaactcgaagccagtgagctcccaaaaggcctcgtgctaggtagggatgggaatacatataggtaccgtttggtacgtgggatgggacggaacagagtgggacaaggcgttctgtcccacgtttggtgcgcctaaaacgagTGGAATGAGCTATTCCACGGGactagttttgggtgaattttcgttccacctcacccctctggaacgactcgttccacatccgtggaacacaaaattataacatctccgtctccttcttcttcctccttgtttccatctgagggcatctttgctcccacTCCGTTCCGTTttgtcctgtcccgtcccgtctcgTCCCATTCCATTCCGTCTCGTCCcatctgcataccaaacgataccataaggatcactcccctgagtgatgtgggatgtcccaatccacccccccttaggtgcccgacgtcctcgtcggcacaccacggccagggttaggctctgataccaaattgtcacatcccggcctggggcggaccacttcccggccccgctccaccaccgtagcacgatattgtccgctttggaccccaaccacgccctcacgattttgtttttgggaactcacacaagaacttcccgatggttcacccatcctgggaatgctctcgcgcactaaaatcaaaagaaggaaagaaaaaataaaagagattaGGTTGTAAAAATTAATTACATTTTCAATATAAAATCAAGTGTACTTATTACTTAATGGAGCGAATCTGTGACATAATTGTTTTTACACAACTTTGACACAAGTTTTATGCGATCtacttcgtaatgtattttgacgatttgaaccgtctattttttagaacatcattcataaatcatctttgcaaaaaattagataaatctAAAATCATTAAGATATTTATTGATAGTGAATAAAATAAACGAATATGGTTCTACAAAAAACCATAAACCCTTAATCCAACGACCATATGATTTtagatttggatgatttttgaGACATGATCTTTGGGATAAGACATAAAAGATAGACGGTTCGGTTTATTGAAATAAATTATGAATAAATTATAGTTTTGAGTATAAGCACAcagtttttttttaggaaaacaaaAATCGACAAAGGATCCAAAATATTTGAAAGTGGTAAGAATATCTCACTGTGAGTTGCGCTTTGATTTCTTCACTAGATAGTAAAGGATGTCCATTTGCATCTTTGGGTGGaattatttttccatttttataATGTATTTACACGCACCCTCCAGCAAATTATCAAGCTTATATCTAAACCCAACCTAATAAACTTCAACAAAACTTCCCCAGAATCCACAATTTATCCCGTACGTCAAGCTCAAAAATCTATAGCAGGCAGGGCTTACAAATCCATGAAggtcaaatatttgattgaaaTACTGAAATATCAAATAACCTGGTTGGCGACCTTGATGGATATTTTGGCTTAAAATATAACTTAGCTCTTTTGCATCGTTGGATGGATTTAATGATCCATCCCAGAAAGATTTTCATGTAGTTGTAACTGGTAAGAGAGTTTATGAAACATCATTGCCTTCTGCgtgaaatattatatataacacAAAATTAAAGGATAACTCACACACATAAGAAGCTTCTATAATTTGTCTAACAAAGTTTAGTTTATCCTAAATAAGCTAAACATATTtagaacaaaatgaaaaaagaaaaaaaaaagtttgggcAACTCAGCTGGAAAAGGTATAAACAACTAGCATGTAAATTTCATGTACGGCCATCATTCAAAATAGGAAACTGTTATTAGCGCAGAAAAAAATCTCATGTTGCAATCTcaaaagtgtatttttctttctagttatagaaaatttagagtgcaaaatgagattttagagtgccaataatgATTCTtctaaaatataagaaaaaaactACAAGGTCCACAACCCtgttataaataaatacactTACCTTCTTGAAGTAAACCACACCACCTTCAAACCAAACCTACAACAAAAAGAAAGCCTCTACTTCCCATTCTCAATCTAAACCAGTTCCAGAACCATTACAACAATGACAACCGGAACCGAAGATTCTT contains the following coding sequences:
- the LOC137733144 gene encoding ABC transporter G family member 4-like, with translation MESDAPPPQPPSKTYELTASSISYTKPTTATTTFSPFHLLFKQCVLPTPTYILKDISLTAYPSEILAIVGPSGAGKSTLLDILAARRSPTGGYLLLNSSPVNPSSFRKLSAYVPQHDACLPLLTVFETFAFAASLLVPNPNPKNIAAIVSSLLTELRLTHLSNTRLGQGLSGGESRRVSIGLSLLHDPAILLLDEPTSGLDSTSAFNVIQTLNSICTSRHRTVILSIHQPSFKILSTVDRILLLSKGSIVHHGTLSSLEAFLLSNGFTVPPQLNALEYTMEILNRLPPITSTTTTSSPPNDPMKHDKQAIRQVIRYKSSRIQEILALYNRFWKIIYRTRQLFFTNTLEALLVGLILGTIYINIGVDKQGIEKRFGLFAFTLTFLLSSTTETLPIFINERPIFLRETSGGIYRLSSYLIANTLVFLPYLLTIAIIYSVSVYFLVGLCGSWQTFAYFVLVIWIILLMANSFVLFLSSLAPNYIAGTSLVTILLGGFFLFSGYFISQHNMPKYWLFMHFFSMYKYALDALLINEYGCLVSKCLIWYQESKSDSKVCMVTGGDVLQKRGLHEGQRWTNIHILLGFFVLYRVLCLIVLTRRVSRSK